Below is a genomic region from Thermoplasmata archaeon.
TCCGTCACCCTCCCTAGCACCTCGCACTCCTCCCGTATTTTCGCCTTCCCGCCCGTCGGCGTCGCCACCGTGGCGCCGCACACCAGACAGTTCACGGGAGTTGAGGCCCTCTCGAAGACCATCTGGGTGTTCCCGCAGTCCTTGCACCTGACTGTTATGAAGCCTGTGTCCG
It encodes:
- a CDS encoding 30S ribosomal protein S27e — encoded protein: MTVRCKDCGNTQMVFERASTPVNCLVCGATVATPTGGKAKIREECEVLGRVTD